In Cystobacter fuscus DSM 2262, the following are encoded in one genomic region:
- a CDS encoding imm11 family protein, with protein MLRYFALEDDMRIEGRWHLRHPLDEQGQKINPWRFTKSQWLEPQGTIRFPVNPDGLTLDFTVDAFGTPVVHGRMVQLFERLGIQEVQFLPARIEGHMGPFFILNTLRTLRCIDDTRCEEVQYWKPEDGQPEKVGRYRVVAGMRIDPLKVGDARIFRTWGFSLGLIISEDLKQAMEAEGLTGTRFVEV; from the coding sequence ATGCTCAGGTACTTCGCGCTGGAGGACGACATGCGCATCGAGGGACGCTGGCACCTACGCCATCCTCTCGATGAGCAGGGTCAGAAAATCAACCCCTGGCGGTTCACCAAGAGCCAATGGCTCGAGCCCCAGGGAACCATCCGGTTCCCCGTGAATCCTGATGGGCTGACGCTGGACTTCACCGTGGACGCCTTCGGCACCCCCGTGGTCCATGGTCGCATGGTCCAGCTCTTCGAGCGCCTGGGCATCCAAGAGGTGCAATTCCTACCCGCACGAATCGAGGGCCACATGGGACCCTTTTTCATCCTCAACACACTGCGCACCCTCCGTTGCATCGACGACACCCGATGCGAGGAAGTGCAGTACTGGAAGCCAGAGGATGGTCAGCCTGAGAAGGTGGGCAGGTATCGGGTCGTCGCGGGCATGCGCATCGACCCGTTGAAGGTGGGGGATGCGCGCATCTTCCGCACCTGGGGCTTCTCCCTGGGCCTCATCATCTCCGAGGACCTCAAGCAGGCCATGGAGGCGGAGGGCCTCACCGGCACGCGCTTCGTCGAGGTGTGA
- a CDS encoding TIM-barrel domain-containing protein — protein MQSRAVLRRGGGRARTFALLAAIVSASAACTAPSTPPDAPQQPSDAPQQPPDSPQQPPATNTAVTSGKARFEVLSPTLIRTEYAGDARFLDAPTFNAIGRAGFGKTSFTTRTEDGWLVIDTGALTLRYKVGSGQFTDENLVVRLKAGAQDVEARPWASRVIPTCALGVLCEAEGLVLEGISEARDHTGFTGTGFAAGFEGTGTRVTFQVAPAAGGSYVLDLRYANGLGDPRTLTLTVDGGSARQFSLPRTGNWDSWGHLALPLDLTAGPHVVALTRTKSDTGQLNIDSLALLKPGDAYPQAARTCGFGALCEAEALALTGQMHLATDHLNYTGNGFAAGFEGVGDSIGFAIDAPAAGDYELTARYANGFASQAGVTLRVEGGSSTPIPMPPTGNWDTWKPVTARVHLAAGTNHVTLVRQATDAGNANIDSLAIGPAGTGLPAPGGTAGGACGFGGICEAESAGLSGGARTAKDHNGYSGKGFAAGFDVVGSRMTVRAVGVPAAGTYSLQLRYARGLKTPGAVTVQAGTGAASTLTLPPTSDWDSWRTVRTNVTLPGGTSDVRLSCPQAGGCAINVDTVALTRTDAPLLAPHAALGGYRRGLDAFDGDKGSAILNPGLLYQDGWSLLDDTASAEYDPATRKLTPRAAHPGGYQDGYVFGYGQDYPRALGDLATLTGPSKLLPRWAYGVWFSEYLDFTAADFQVDLIPTFRREGVPLDVLVVDTNFKAGNYWNGWAIDTSKFPDPEGFFDWARAQGLHTTLNIHPSILPTDPKFAAAQATAKGKLTRHTGGCSGEASECYTFDFGDPDQLKAFFSLHDTMTQQGTDFWWLDWCCDASEANIDGVTGDAWINQQYTDYTNASIGRGFAFSRAFGSLQAGGYSNPTAVPTGPWADKRTTLPFTGDTTSTWGTLAAEIGFTSGEGVATGLSAISHDIGGHNGGLWGLPGSVVVHGQRTDKLPDDLYARWVQFGTFQPIDRLHSNHGDRLPWQYPGAAAESAKKFLNLREALVPYTYTLAREAEATGVPVVRPTYLAYPNEQDAYATAGSEYLYGSDVLVAPVTTPGNTATTTVWFPPGSSWTDWFTGKTYAGGTSQSITTGLDTMPVFVRSGGIVPTRSKNVTNDVQNPLDAVTLTVAAGATGHASLFEDDGTTSDRTQSTRTDIRYTEDGQSAALRVDGPVGSFAGQVQKRTWTVRFVGAREPGSVTLDGKAAPAGSWTWDAASRVLTVKVAERLASQAVDVAYRYK, from the coding sequence ATGCAAAGTCGCGCTGTACTCAGGAGAGGAGGGGGCCGCGCGCGTACGTTCGCGCTGCTCGCGGCGATCGTGTCAGCCTCGGCGGCTTGCACCGCGCCCTCGACGCCCCCGGACGCTCCACAGCAGCCCTCAGACGCTCCACAGCAGCCTCCGGACTCCCCACAGCAGCCCCCGGCCACCAACACGGCTGTCACCTCGGGCAAGGCCCGCTTCGAGGTGCTCAGCCCCACGCTCATCCGCACGGAGTACGCGGGTGACGCCCGCTTCCTCGACGCCCCAACCTTCAACGCCATCGGGCGGGCCGGCTTCGGCAAGACGAGCTTCACGACGCGCACCGAGGACGGCTGGCTCGTCATCGACACCGGCGCGCTGACGCTGCGCTACAAGGTGGGCTCCGGCCAGTTCACCGACGAGAACCTCGTCGTCCGGCTGAAGGCCGGCGCGCAGGACGTCGAGGCGCGCCCCTGGGCGAGCCGGGTCATCCCGACTTGCGCGCTCGGCGTGCTCTGCGAGGCAGAGGGCCTCGTGCTCGAAGGCATCAGCGAGGCGCGCGACCACACCGGCTTCACCGGCACCGGCTTCGCCGCGGGCTTCGAAGGGACCGGCACCCGCGTCACCTTCCAGGTCGCGCCCGCGGCGGGCGGCTCCTACGTCCTGGACCTGCGCTACGCGAACGGACTCGGCGACCCGCGCACGCTCACGCTCACGGTCGACGGCGGGTCGGCGCGCCAGTTCTCGCTGCCGCGCACCGGCAACTGGGACTCCTGGGGCCACCTGGCACTGCCCCTCGACCTGACCGCCGGGCCGCACGTGGTTGCCCTGACGCGCACCAAGTCGGACACGGGCCAGCTCAACATCGACAGCCTCGCGCTGCTCAAGCCCGGCGACGCGTACCCGCAGGCGGCGAGGACCTGCGGTTTCGGAGCGCTCTGCGAGGCCGAGGCGCTCGCGCTCACCGGCCAGATGCACCTGGCGACCGACCACCTCAACTACACCGGCAACGGGTTCGCCGCGGGCTTCGAGGGCGTGGGTGACTCGATTGGCTTCGCCATCGACGCGCCCGCCGCTGGCGACTACGAGCTGACCGCCCGCTACGCCAACGGCTTCGCGTCGCAGGCCGGCGTGACGCTGAGGGTCGAGGGCGGTTCGAGCACCCCCATCCCCATGCCGCCCACGGGCAACTGGGACACCTGGAAGCCCGTCACCGCGCGGGTGCACCTCGCGGCCGGCACCAACCACGTCACGCTCGTGCGGCAGGCGACCGACGCCGGCAACGCCAACATCGACAGCCTGGCCATCGGCCCGGCCGGCACGGGCCTTCCCGCGCCTGGCGGCACGGCGGGTGGTGCCTGCGGCTTCGGTGGCATCTGTGAGGCGGAGTCCGCGGGCCTGTCCGGCGGCGCGAGGACCGCCAAGGACCACAACGGCTACAGCGGCAAGGGGTTCGCGGCGGGGTTCGACGTCGTCGGCTCGCGGATGACCGTGCGCGCGGTCGGCGTTCCGGCGGCTGGCACGTACTCGCTGCAACTGCGCTACGCCCGCGGGCTGAAGACGCCGGGCGCGGTGACCGTGCAGGCAGGTACGGGCGCGGCCTCCACCCTCACGCTGCCGCCCACGAGCGACTGGGACAGCTGGCGCACGGTGCGTACGAACGTCACTCTCCCCGGCGGCACCAGCGACGTGCGCCTGAGCTGCCCGCAGGCCGGCGGGTGCGCCATCAACGTCGACACCGTGGCGCTGACGAGGACCGACGCACCGCTGCTCGCGCCGCACGCCGCGCTCGGCGGCTACCGGCGTGGCCTCGACGCCTTCGACGGCGACAAGGGCAGCGCGATCCTCAACCCGGGGCTTCTCTACCAGGACGGCTGGTCGCTGCTGGACGACACCGCCTCGGCGGAGTACGACCCGGCGACGCGCAAGCTCACTCCCCGCGCCGCGCACCCTGGCGGCTACCAGGACGGCTATGTCTTCGGCTATGGCCAGGACTACCCACGGGCCCTCGGTGACCTCGCGACGCTCACGGGTCCGTCGAAGCTGCTGCCGCGCTGGGCGTACGGCGTCTGGTTCTCCGAGTACCTCGACTTCACCGCGGCCGACTTCCAGGTGGACCTGATCCCGACGTTCCGCAGGGAGGGCGTGCCCCTCGACGTCCTCGTCGTCGACACCAACTTCAAGGCCGGCAACTACTGGAACGGCTGGGCGATCGACACCAGCAAGTTCCCCGACCCCGAGGGGTTCTTCGACTGGGCGCGCGCGCAGGGCCTGCACACGACCCTGAACATCCATCCCAGCATCCTGCCGACCGACCCGAAGTTCGCGGCCGCGCAGGCGACCGCGAAGGGCAAGCTCACCCGGCACACCGGCGGCTGCTCGGGCGAGGCCTCCGAGTGCTACACCTTCGACTTCGGCGATCCCGACCAGTTGAAGGCGTTCTTCAGCCTGCACGACACGATGACGCAGCAGGGCACCGACTTCTGGTGGCTCGACTGGTGCTGCGACGCCAGCGAGGCCAACATCGACGGCGTCACCGGCGACGCGTGGATCAACCAGCAGTACACCGACTACACGAACGCCAGCATCGGCCGCGGCTTCGCGTTCTCCCGCGCGTTCGGCTCGCTGCAGGCGGGCGGCTACAGCAACCCGACCGCGGTGCCGACCGGGCCGTGGGCGGACAAGCGCACGACGCTGCCCTTCACCGGTGACACCACCTCGACGTGGGGGACCCTCGCGGCCGAGATCGGCTTCACCTCCGGCGAGGGCGTTGCCACCGGCCTGTCGGCGATCAGCCACGACATCGGCGGGCACAACGGCGGCCTGTGGGGCCTCCCCGGCTCGGTCGTCGTCCACGGTCAGCGCACGGACAAGCTGCCCGACGACCTGTACGCCCGCTGGGTCCAGTTCGGCACCTTCCAGCCGATTGATCGCCTGCACAGCAACCACGGCGACCGGCTGCCCTGGCAGTACCCGGGCGCCGCGGCCGAGTCGGCGAAGAAGTTCCTCAACCTGCGTGAGGCGCTCGTGCCATACACCTACACGCTGGCGCGTGAGGCGGAGGCGACCGGCGTCCCGGTGGTGCGGCCGACGTACCTCGCGTACCCGAACGAGCAGGACGCGTACGCGACGGCCGGCAGCGAGTACCTGTACGGCTCGGACGTGCTCGTCGCGCCGGTGACCACGCCCGGCAACACCGCCACGACCACGGTGTGGTTCCCGCCGGGTAGCTCGTGGACCGACTGGTTCACCGGCAAGACGTACGCGGGCGGGACGAGCCAGAGCATCACCACCGGGCTGGACACCATGCCGGTGTTCGTCAGGTCCGGCGGGATCGTGCCCACGCGCAGCAAGAACGTCACCAACGACGTCCAGAACCCGCTGGACGCGGTCACGCTCACGGTGGCGGCGGGCGCGACGGGGCACGCCAGCCTCTTCGAGGACGACGGCACGACCTCCGACCGCACGCAGAGCACCCGCACGGATATCCGCTACACCGAGGACGGCCAAAGCGCGGCGCTCCGTGTCGACGGGCCTGTCGGGTCGTTCGCCGGGCAGGTGCAGAAGCGCACGTGGACGGTGCGGTTCGTGGGTGCGCGGGAGCCGGGGTCGGTGACCCTCGACGGCAAGGCGGCGCCGGCCGGCAGCTGGACCTGGGACGCCGCGAGCCGCGTCCTGACGGTCAAGGTGGCCGAGCGTCTGGCGAGCCAGGCTGTGGACGTGGCCTACCGGTACAAGTAG
- a CDS encoding WD40 repeat domain-containing protein, with the protein MKNFMHLVDHHEARCLALSADGTLLATGGMDGLRLWNAQQGTPLAVRADVGPVEALCFTPEGEHLLIGGRDGTLRRWAFPAGADVQRVQWEQPVIALAVTAHGGHIAVGLGTKSTSAGTRVVVLAPGATPVELLSQDKTQGNCSLAFAPDGRTLAALNVDGHTTEGAFFAVVEVATGTLLQQRFVGTLHYSGSVSFSPAGHLAVAPNPWRDSSGGVGATGFVVLENSQGPTPLLTSWWEHEAVFLPDGSLVGRSWSALHFRPHLHDKISASLTLPEGGPEVTLLTAATSAPVVATAVGDNRVLVGSVDELLRHAEAHA; encoded by the coding sequence ATGAAGAACTTCATGCACCTGGTGGACCATCACGAGGCTCGCTGTCTTGCTTTGAGCGCGGACGGCACGCTCCTGGCGACAGGGGGGATGGACGGACTCCGGTTGTGGAACGCGCAGCAGGGGACCCCACTGGCGGTTCGCGCCGACGTGGGCCCGGTCGAGGCGCTGTGCTTCACGCCCGAGGGGGAGCACCTGCTCATCGGCGGGCGGGACGGGACACTCCGGCGCTGGGCCTTCCCCGCTGGAGCGGATGTGCAGCGCGTGCAGTGGGAGCAGCCCGTCATCGCCCTGGCAGTGACCGCACACGGCGGCCACATCGCCGTGGGGCTGGGAACAAAGAGCACTTCTGCTGGCACCCGCGTGGTCGTGCTCGCCCCGGGTGCAACCCCTGTCGAGCTGCTGTCTCAGGACAAGACCCAAGGCAACTGCTCCCTGGCGTTCGCTCCGGACGGTCGGACCCTGGCGGCACTCAACGTCGATGGGCATACCACGGAGGGCGCCTTCTTCGCCGTGGTGGAGGTGGCGACGGGCACCCTCCTGCAGCAACGTTTCGTGGGAACGCTGCACTACTCAGGCTCGGTATCGTTCAGCCCGGCCGGGCACCTGGCGGTCGCTCCAAACCCGTGGAGGGACAGCAGCGGAGGAGTCGGGGCAACCGGCTTCGTGGTGCTCGAGAACAGCCAGGGCCCGACGCCCCTTCTGACGTCCTGGTGGGAACACGAAGCGGTGTTCCTGCCCGACGGCAGCCTCGTCGGCCGGAGCTGGAGCGCGCTCCACTTCCGCCCTCATCTGCACGACAAGATCAGCGCCTCCCTGACTCTGCCAGAGGGAGGGCCCGAGGTAACGCTCCTCACGGCGGCCACGAGCGCACCGGTGGTGGCCACGGCCGTAGGAGACAACCGGGTGCTGGTGGGCTCCGTGGACGAGCTGCTGCGCCATGCCGAGGCGCATGCGTGA
- a CDS encoding S8 family peptidase, with protein sequence MSFVVCAIWIPSVRSVLNMTHSRMLSVILLLSAMSSCGVEEDQTEKEMERANLVLPRGLIRAARPVAGQYIVVFRQRMPRASAEYAAQKGLTLRHVYQATLNGIAVRMSEDKARGLLEDPLVERVVEDEIASVDGMQYTTLWGLDRIDQRSPKVNGMYGWNRTGAGVHAYIVDTGMNTAHQEFAGRVREGFSIFGTDVGDCNGHGTHVAGIVGGRSAGVAKDVLLHPVRVGACSDELFVSDIIAGLDWVLMNHVRPAVVNLSLGGPANDTLDSAVSALVNAGLTVTVAAGNNNSDACAFSPARVGAAITVGAITGGSSSYGYDLRTSFSNQGACVDLFAPGSQIGAAGMESNSDIDFKSGTSQAAPFVAGTAAMYLQQHPTASGWEVANAIIGNATTGSVLNATPNRCLYSRFF encoded by the coding sequence ATGAGTTTTGTTGTTTGTGCGATTTGGATTCCCTCAGTACGGAGCGTGCTAAACATGACCCATTCTCGAATGTTGAGTGTGATTCTGCTTCTTTCGGCGATGAGTTCTTGTGGGGTAGAAGAGGACCAAACTGAGAAAGAGATGGAGAGAGCCAATCTCGTTCTGCCGCGCGGACTCATTCGAGCAGCGCGTCCCGTCGCAGGTCAATACATCGTTGTGTTTCGTCAGAGAATGCCGCGCGCTAGTGCTGAGTACGCAGCGCAGAAAGGACTGACTCTGCGGCATGTCTATCAGGCAACGCTCAATGGAATTGCGGTGAGGATGTCAGAAGACAAGGCCCGTGGGCTCCTTGAAGACCCGCTGGTGGAACGCGTTGTAGAAGACGAGATCGCAAGCGTTGACGGGATGCAATATACGACCTTGTGGGGCTTGGATCGTATCGACCAGCGCTCTCCTAAGGTGAATGGCATGTATGGCTGGAATAGGACCGGGGCTGGCGTGCATGCGTATATAGTCGACACCGGCATGAATACAGCCCATCAAGAGTTTGCTGGACGCGTTCGTGAGGGGTTTAGCATATTTGGTACTGATGTAGGCGATTGCAATGGCCACGGAACGCACGTTGCTGGAATCGTCGGTGGACGAAGCGCCGGAGTTGCTAAGGATGTCCTCTTGCATCCTGTGCGTGTTGGCGCATGCTCCGATGAACTTTTTGTGTCAGACATTATTGCGGGCTTGGACTGGGTGCTTATGAATCATGTGCGGCCTGCTGTTGTGAACCTGAGCCTTGGCGGACCTGCAAACGATACGTTGGATAGCGCCGTGTCCGCCCTTGTCAATGCTGGGTTGACCGTGACGGTCGCTGCAGGTAATAATAACTCAGATGCATGCGCATTCTCTCCCGCGCGAGTTGGAGCTGCCATAACGGTTGGTGCGATAACTGGTGGTAGTTCTAGTTATGGTTATGATCTGCGGACTTCTTTTTCGAACCAGGGAGCGTGCGTGGACTTGTTTGCTCCTGGGTCGCAAATCGGGGCCGCTGGAATGGAGAGCAATTCTGACATTGACTTCAAGAGTGGCACTTCTCAGGCGGCGCCCTTTGTTGCTGGCACTGCCGCAATGTATTTGCAGCAACACCCGACTGCTTCCGGTTGGGAAGTAGCCAATGCCATTATAGGCAATGCGACCACCGGTAGTGTATTGAATGCAACGCCGAACCGCTGTCTTTACAGCCGCTTTTTCTAG
- a CDS encoding serine/threonine protein kinase — MDRQSKSASIPLTSQHLGADPQPDFGWEETFKKLDSLGRGGCAEVFRALDKRSGELVALKVSNESGEELRRFRREVATLRELRHQNVIEILDAGDCWYTMPLADGNLTKLAPELCDEERIEAVAQAAQGLAAVHIAGRVHRDVSPNNILRIGKRWVVSDFGFVRKPQGTSSEPKTRGAMGTPGYMAPEVLALGSHSATHHSDMYSLGQTVAFITTGKHPVSRERPQVPRIWESLVAKMTAVAVNERFQSMDELVEALLDVQRQLKKQRRAEWSAGHNAVEGLSQAEVNVMAMIIQETNNVFREHEILNGMPKRERGTFNIGLIGLQRRHFLEDNVDEEGRLWGYRLTDAARDWLVANPDFLNAFPPSEPESPQDDAQDDDGIPF, encoded by the coding sequence ATGGACCGCCAATCTAAGAGCGCCAGCATTCCACTGACCTCGCAGCATCTCGGTGCGGATCCTCAGCCGGACTTCGGCTGGGAAGAGACGTTCAAGAAGCTCGACTCTCTCGGGCGAGGGGGCTGCGCCGAGGTCTTCAGGGCGCTCGACAAACGCTCCGGCGAGCTTGTTGCGTTGAAGGTGTCGAACGAGTCCGGCGAGGAACTTCGGCGGTTCAGACGCGAGGTCGCGACGCTCCGAGAGCTGCGTCACCAGAACGTCATTGAGATTCTCGACGCCGGGGACTGCTGGTACACCATGCCCCTCGCGGACGGAAACCTGACGAAGCTCGCACCTGAACTGTGCGACGAGGAGCGAATCGAAGCGGTGGCTCAAGCCGCGCAGGGCTTGGCCGCAGTCCACATCGCCGGGCGGGTTCATCGAGATGTATCGCCGAATAATATTCTTCGTATCGGCAAACGTTGGGTCGTGAGTGATTTCGGATTCGTGAGGAAGCCACAGGGAACGTCGAGCGAGCCGAAAACTCGGGGCGCTATGGGGACCCCTGGGTACATGGCACCCGAGGTCCTAGCTCTGGGTTCTCACAGCGCCACTCATCACTCCGACATGTACAGTTTGGGTCAGACCGTCGCCTTCATCACGACGGGTAAACACCCTGTGTCCAGGGAGCGTCCCCAGGTGCCGCGCATCTGGGAAAGCCTCGTGGCAAAGATGACGGCGGTGGCAGTAAATGAGCGCTTCCAGTCGATGGATGAACTCGTTGAGGCGCTCCTGGACGTACAGCGCCAGCTAAAGAAGCAGCGTAGGGCCGAGTGGTCCGCAGGACACAATGCGGTAGAAGGATTGAGTCAAGCGGAAGTGAACGTGATGGCGATGATAATCCAAGAAACCAACAACGTCTTCCGTGAACACGAGATTCTCAATGGAATGCCGAAGCGCGAGCGCGGCACCTTCAACATAGGGCTCATCGGTCTGCAACGCCGCCATTTTCTAGAAGACAACGTGGATGAAGAAGGACGCCTGTGGGGCTACCGCCTGACGGATGCTGCCCGCGACTGGCTTGTAGCCAACCCCGACTTCCTCAACGCTTTTCCTCCTTCCGAGCCCGAATCGCCGCAGGACGACGCGCAGGACGACGACGGAATTCCGTTCTGA
- a CDS encoding HEAT repeat domain-containing protein encodes MKRFVMGLALLAGCITTTRQAEPPATTQQPAAPAKAEAPRVQDSIYVFQGVEVFGSRKVAREKLLGLLTLPAPGTRLDTKNEPRQKEFVANLIESKKRLTDLGAFAFIRMSVGQNQDHTMGVTVDLVDTGDEWRMRFHPEPTGEVADPEGLLAAWSDYLKTFWKLRNEGAVPEWGLGTCRAPLGCYGGFEHPELAPLEQRFIEGVPRSADALVRVLREDKDGGKRMNALMLLTYLSSPEQLVKALLPSVRDSNEGVRNEALRRLGTAVERSKKPGLVPLEPVLEALWFPLASDRNKAGWTLVHIMEVEGSVHRRQILDKAGEVLVEMAGMRSGMDHEPARKVLAQLAGQDFGADTAAWRRWFEQARGAGSQRR; translated from the coding sequence ATGAAACGTTTCGTCATGGGCCTCGCCCTGCTCGCCGGCTGCATCACCACCACCCGCCAGGCCGAGCCGCCCGCCACCACCCAGCAGCCCGCCGCGCCCGCGAAGGCGGAGGCGCCACGGGTGCAGGACTCCATCTATGTGTTCCAGGGCGTGGAGGTCTTCGGCTCGCGCAAGGTTGCCAGGGAGAAGCTGCTCGGGCTGCTCACGTTGCCGGCGCCTGGCACGCGGCTCGACACGAAGAACGAGCCGCGGCAGAAGGAGTTCGTTGCCAACCTCATCGAGAGCAAGAAGCGGCTCACCGACCTGGGAGCCTTCGCGTTCATCCGGATGTCGGTGGGCCAGAACCAGGATCACACGATGGGTGTGACGGTGGACCTGGTGGACACCGGGGACGAGTGGCGCATGCGCTTCCACCCCGAGCCGACGGGGGAGGTGGCCGATCCCGAGGGACTGCTCGCGGCCTGGTCGGACTACCTCAAGACGTTCTGGAAGCTGCGCAACGAGGGCGCGGTGCCCGAGTGGGGCCTGGGCACGTGCCGCGCGCCCCTGGGGTGCTACGGAGGCTTCGAGCACCCCGAGCTCGCGCCCCTGGAGCAGCGGTTCATCGAGGGGGTGCCCCGCAGCGCGGACGCGCTCGTGCGCGTGCTGCGTGAGGACAAGGACGGCGGCAAGCGCATGAACGCGCTCATGCTGCTGACGTACCTGTCCTCGCCCGAGCAGCTGGTGAAGGCCCTCCTGCCGTCGGTGCGTGACTCGAACGAGGGGGTGCGCAACGAAGCGCTGCGCCGGCTCGGGACGGCGGTGGAGCGCTCGAAGAAGCCCGGCCTCGTTCCGCTCGAGCCCGTGCTCGAGGCGCTCTGGTTCCCGCTGGCGTCCGATCGCAACAAGGCCGGCTGGACGCTGGTGCACATCATGGAGGTGGAGGGCAGCGTCCACCGGCGGCAGATCCTCGACAAGGCGGGCGAGGTGCTGGTGGAGATGGCGGGCATGCGCTCGGGGATGGACCACGAGCCCGCGCGCAAGGTGCTCGCGCAGCTGGCGGGGCAGGACTTCGGCGCGGACACGGCGGCCTGGCGCCGCTGGTTCGAACAGGCGCGTGGGGCGGGTTCCCAGCGCCGCTGA
- a CDS encoding AHH domain-containing protein gives MRTRSWQRAVVALWLALTISCATSPEEISSRTPVQPKVVRTSVLPQGALKLHFEPVALDPALEQLRVADGRAVLAAFRESFPRKEGRRFRLVRTSTEPGPAEWELRLREEFVSRYGPPLLPLPESLETSPLFLALKLSPRYMGAGVREAARELFSSPIFLSSVALSVLVYFSAWLLPEPLFTKAFAATLTLRLALAVGVLELSRVAWACVQLYREAQAARTVQELEAVSERFGKAVGGTGLRVLMLVASMGVARGLPEVPTGGLGALLRAPRFALPGGMSTEGATTVRMVADGSIVVTGVAAGTAAAAVGGACTDGSEGKGGYHWHHLATNKNEVSTVSGGPWTPRFEDLFALAGMSLDAAENLVYLKGHKGPHPEEYHKEVFRRLSLATEDCGTTSQCKSALQQALRKVAEEVCTAGSLLHRLATKSPD, from the coding sequence ATGAGAACCCGCTCCTGGCAGCGCGCGGTCGTGGCCCTGTGGCTCGCTCTGACTATTTCGTGTGCCACGTCCCCGGAGGAAATTTCCTCGAGAACTCCAGTGCAACCGAAGGTGGTGCGGACGAGCGTATTACCCCAAGGCGCGCTGAAGCTCCATTTCGAGCCGGTGGCACTGGACCCGGCACTGGAGCAACTACGGGTGGCGGATGGGCGGGCTGTGCTCGCGGCCTTTCGTGAATCCTTCCCGAGGAAGGAGGGACGCCGGTTCCGGCTCGTGCGGACCTCCACGGAGCCGGGGCCAGCGGAGTGGGAACTACGGCTGAGGGAGGAGTTCGTGTCGCGGTACGGCCCGCCGCTGCTTCCCCTGCCCGAATCGCTGGAGACGAGCCCCCTTTTCCTGGCCCTGAAGCTCTCTCCTCGCTACATGGGCGCGGGCGTGCGTGAGGCCGCGCGGGAACTATTCAGCTCACCCATCTTCCTCTCCAGCGTGGCACTCTCGGTATTGGTGTACTTCTCGGCATGGCTGCTGCCCGAGCCGCTGTTCACCAAAGCCTTCGCGGCGACACTGACGCTCCGGTTGGCACTGGCAGTGGGGGTCCTGGAACTTTCCCGGGTGGCCTGGGCCTGCGTGCAACTGTACCGGGAGGCACAAGCGGCGAGAACGGTGCAGGAACTGGAGGCGGTATCGGAACGCTTCGGCAAGGCGGTGGGAGGCACGGGGCTGCGAGTGCTCATGCTGGTGGCCAGCATGGGAGTGGCCAGGGGTCTACCCGAGGTGCCTACAGGAGGACTCGGGGCGTTGCTGCGTGCTCCCCGGTTCGCGTTGCCCGGAGGCATGTCGACGGAAGGCGCGACGACGGTGCGGATGGTGGCGGATGGCTCCATCGTCGTGACGGGAGTGGCGGCGGGCACGGCGGCCGCCGCGGTGGGCGGTGCCTGCACCGACGGCTCCGAGGGCAAGGGTGGCTATCACTGGCACCACCTCGCCACGAACAAAAATGAAGTCTCGACGGTCTCTGGTGGGCCCTGGACTCCCAGGTTCGAAGATCTCTTCGCGTTGGCGGGAATGAGCCTGGACGCAGCGGAGAATCTCGTCTACCTCAAGGGCCACAAAGGTCCGCATCCAGAGGAGTACCATAAAGAGGTATTCAGGAGGCTCAGCCTTGCGACTGAAGACTGTGGAACCACCTCTCAATGCAAGAGCGCGCTGCAACAAGCGCTCCGGAAAGTTGCTGAAGAGGTATGCACGGCGGGCTCACTCCTTCACCGGCTGGCGACGAAGTCTCCGGACTGA
- a CDS encoding biotin transporter BioY, whose translation MSPRPSGSPPPRVLADVFARTRVHDGALVLGAALFTALLAQVAIEVPGSPVPITGQTLAVVLMAAALGPVRGMAGQLAYVLLGAVGLPFYSKGASGWAQVLGPTGGYLVGFIPAAFLVGLAARHGLDRVAWKAVPLFLAGQLVILAIGVPWLCVAAPLDLATALRKGLLPFLPGGLLKATLAGLWMPLAWRLIQPREP comes from the coding sequence GTGTCTCCACGCCCCTCTGGTTCTCCACCGCCTCGCGTCCTGGCCGACGTCTTCGCACGCACGCGCGTCCATGATGGGGCGCTCGTGCTTGGCGCCGCGCTGTTCACCGCGTTGCTCGCGCAGGTCGCCATCGAGGTGCCGGGCTCCCCGGTGCCGATCACGGGCCAGACGCTCGCGGTCGTCCTCATGGCCGCCGCGCTCGGGCCCGTGCGTGGCATGGCCGGGCAGCTCGCCTACGTCCTGCTCGGGGCGGTGGGACTGCCGTTCTATTCCAAGGGGGCCAGCGGCTGGGCACAGGTGCTCGGGCCGACCGGCGGCTACCTGGTGGGCTTCATCCCCGCGGCCTTCCTCGTGGGCCTCGCGGCGCGGCACGGCTTGGACAGGGTGGCATGGAAGGCGGTCCCGCTCTTCCTCGCTGGCCAGCTCGTCATCCTGGCCATCGGCGTGCCCTGGCTCTGTGTGGCGGCCCCGCTCGACCTCGCCACGGCCCTGCGCAAGGGCTTGCTGCCTTTCCTCCCCGGTGGGTTGCTCAAGGCAACCCTCGCCGGCCTGTGGATGCCCCTCGCCTGGAGGCTCATCCAGCCTCGCGAGCCATGA